Proteins encoded together in one Anaerococcus murdochii window:
- a CDS encoding ArsR/SmtB family transcription factor, which produces MSVDYENISKKLKVISDPKRLRIIDILSCDQLCACEILEKFDISQPTLSHDMRKLEEVGLVTSWREGKNTYYSLDKDSLDEIEDSLRLIFHIQDDCICKE; this is translated from the coding sequence ATGAGCGTTGATTATGAAAATATATCTAAAAAGCTTAAGGTGATTTCTGATCCTAAGAGGCTTAGGATTATTGATATCTTATCTTGTGATCAGCTTTGTGCTTGTGAGATACTTGAAAAATTCGATATTAGCCAGCCTACCTTATCTCATGATATGAGAAAGCTTGAAGAAGTTGGTCTTGTGACTAGCTGGAGAGAGGGTAAGAATACCTATTACTCTTTAGATAAGGATAGTTTAGATGAGATTGAGGATAGCCTCAGACTTATATTTCATATCCAAGATGACTGTATTTGCAAGGAATAA
- a CDS encoding arsenate reductase ArsC, with amino-acid sequence MTGETKVAFICVHNSCRSQIAEALGKKFAGEKIDFYSAGTEFVPHINQDAVRLMKEIHGIDMEKDQYSKLIDDLPEVDYVISMGCNVVCPILPFKYKKYDWGIEDPSGKTDDEFIKVIDEIERKLKDLIQEIDEEVRR; translated from the coding sequence ATGACAGGAGAAACAAAAGTTGCATTTATATGCGTTCACAATTCCTGCAGGTCTCAGATAGCTGAGGCCCTTGGCAAGAAATTTGCTGGAGAAAAGATAGATTTTTACTCTGCAGGAACTGAGTTTGTACCTCATATAAACCAAGATGCAGTAAGGCTAATGAAAGAGATACACGGGATAGATATGGAAAAAGATCAATATTCCAAGCTCATAGATGACCTACCTGAAGTAGACTATGTCATATCTATGGGTTGCAATGTTGTCTGCCCAATACTTCCATTTAAGTACAAAAAGTATGACTGGGGGATAGAAGATCCTAGTGGTAAGACTGATGATGAATTTATCAAGGTAATAGATGAAATTGAAAGAAAATTAAAGGACTTAATCCAAGAAATAGATGAGGAGGTAAGAAGATAG
- a CDS encoding MFS transporter → MEISNKHRFRKEGILSVSLILAVNAIISGALIFIKDDLGISLASAEFLLSLPSITTIIAILLSEPISQKIGIKKCVSLGLFLVGTSAFLPIFIRTYPSVFISRLILGFGVGLYNGHAASLINIFYKGDEAASLHGIRNSFEHIGLMLLLFIAGLIIKISWHYVFLTYTFAFLILIIFNLTVEDVVHPKTLAEEKFKITLQTIFFMVFAGVILMDTTAVTVRFSTIATANLGANANINMLTMIFPIFGMTTGFFFGKINRRLRSKTILLGLLLYIFKDLTLAIFGQNLYIYMICIALTAISQSLCFPYIFAEVARVTRSSSSRIVNNLIFVGSNIGGFLASSFLSIITLIFNLKSPTTAFMGFSVLYLGFFAVYFYEYLSVRAYRQK, encoded by the coding sequence ATGGAAATTTCAAATAAACATAGGTTCAGAAAAGAGGGAATCTTGTCTGTTTCCCTAATCTTGGCAGTAAACGCCATCATCAGCGGGGCTTTGATTTTTATCAAGGATGACCTTGGCATAAGCCTAGCTAGCGCAGAATTTCTTTTGAGCCTTCCATCAATTACAACAATTATCGCAATCCTTTTAAGCGAACCAATTAGCCAAAAAATTGGCATCAAAAAATGTGTAAGCTTGGGGCTTTTTTTAGTTGGTACATCTGCTTTTTTGCCAATTTTTATTAGGACCTACCCAAGTGTATTCATCTCAAGACTCATACTTGGTTTTGGAGTCGGCCTTTATAACGGCCATGCAGCAAGTCTTATAAATATTTTCTACAAAGGCGACGAGGCGGCAAGCCTCCATGGAATTAGAAATTCCTTTGAACACATAGGCCTAATGTTGCTTTTATTTATAGCAGGCCTTATTATAAAAATATCCTGGCACTATGTATTTTTAACCTACACCTTTGCCTTTTTGATTTTGATAATTTTTAACCTTACAGTAGAAGACGTGGTTCACCCAAAGACCCTAGCTGAAGAAAAATTTAAAATCACCCTTCAAACTATCTTCTTTATGGTCTTTGCAGGTGTGATTTTGATGGATACAACAGCTGTCACAGTCAGGTTTTCAACCATAGCCACAGCAAATCTAGGAGCAAATGCCAACATCAACATGCTAACCATGATTTTCCCAATTTTTGGAATGACAACAGGATTTTTCTTTGGCAAAATAAATAGGAGATTAAGGTCAAAAACTATTTTATTAGGCCTCCTCCTCTATATATTTAAAGATCTAACACTCGCCATATTCGGCCAAAACCTTTATATTTACATGATCTGCATAGCACTTACAGCCATCTCCCAAAGTCTGTGCTTCCCATATATCTTTGCGGAAGTAGCGAGAGTTACAAGGTCCTCTTCATCAAGGATTGTAAATAACCTAATTTTTGTTGGATCTAACATAGGAGGCTTTTTGGCATCAAGCTTTTTAAGCATCATAACTCTGATATTTAACCTAAAGAGCCCAACTACAGCCTTCATGGGCTTTTCAGTCCTATATTTAGGATTTTTCGCAGTTTACTTCTACGAATACCTAAGCGTTAGGGCCTACAGGCAAAAATAA
- the arsA gene encoding arsenical pump-driving ATPase produces MKKFDIKEIDLTKYLFFTGKGGVGKTSTACASAISLADMGNNVLLISTDPASNLQDVFETELDNKGVRIEGVDGLTVINLDPIEAANEYKESVVGPYRGQLPDSVIENMEEQLSGSCTVEIAAFNEFSKFITDSALKDSYDYIIFDTAPTGHTLRMLQLPAAWSNFISESTHGASCLGQLSGLEDEKETYKFAVDTLADGKLTSLVLVARPEETPLLEANRASHELLELGINNQILIINVLLSSYDDEVSEAFYKKQKEALDAMPEGIKDLKTFFIPLRGYNLNSIENLRSLLVEDKGYTSDEDLKIDETPSLKDIIDDLYENKKKVIFTMGKGGVGKTTLASAIAKGLTGKGQKVHLTTTDPANHLTGMIDENDLLTISHIDEEKELKKYQDEVLENAKKVMSDDDLEYVKEDLRSPCTQEIAVFRAFADIVDRADSEVVVIDTAPTGHTLLLLDSTESYNTEIEKNQGNVPESAKKLLPRLKNSDETEVIIVTLAEPTPFYESVRLEEDLKRAGIYSKWWIINSSIYKTGSTNKTLQAKANSELEWINKVDKRTGGNFTIIPWSSDEIKGSNLDKLIK; encoded by the coding sequence ATGAAAAAATTTGATATTAAGGAAATTGACCTGACCAAATACTTATTTTTTACAGGCAAGGGAGGAGTCGGAAAGACCTCTACTGCCTGTGCAAGCGCTATAAGTCTAGCTGATATGGGCAATAATGTCCTATTAATTAGTACCGACCCTGCTTCAAACCTTCAGGATGTATTTGAAACTGAGCTTGATAATAAAGGCGTAAGGATAGAAGGTGTGGATGGGCTTACTGTTATAAACCTAGATCCTATAGAAGCTGCCAATGAGTATAAGGAAAGTGTAGTTGGTCCCTACAGAGGACAGTTACCTGATAGTGTAATAGAAAATATGGAAGAGCAATTATCTGGATCTTGTACTGTTGAGATAGCTGCCTTTAATGAATTTTCTAAGTTTATAACTGATTCAGCCCTCAAAGATTCTTATGATTATATAATATTTGATACTGCACCAACGGGCCATACTCTTAGGATGCTCCAGCTTCCTGCTGCTTGGTCCAATTTTATCAGCGAATCTACCCACGGGGCTTCCTGCCTAGGTCAATTATCAGGTCTAGAAGATGAGAAAGAAACATATAAGTTTGCTGTAGATACCTTAGCTGATGGCAAACTTACAAGCCTAGTATTAGTTGCAAGACCTGAGGAAACTCCTCTTCTTGAAGCAAATAGAGCCTCTCATGAACTATTAGAATTAGGCATTAACAATCAAATTCTTATCATAAATGTTCTCTTAAGTTCCTATGATGATGAAGTTTCAGAAGCTTTCTATAAAAAACAAAAAGAAGCCCTAGATGCGATGCCAGAAGGTATTAAGGATCTTAAAACCTTCTTTATCCCACTAAGGGGATATAACTTAAATAGTATCGAAAACCTAAGATCTTTGTTAGTTGAGGATAAGGGCTATACTAGTGATGAAGATCTTAAGATAGATGAAACCCCTAGTCTAAAAGATATCATAGATGACTTATATGAGAATAAGAAAAAAGTTATCTTTACCATGGGTAAAGGTGGTGTAGGAAAGACTACACTAGCATCCGCTATAGCCAAGGGACTTACAGGTAAGGGACAAAAAGTCCATCTAACTACAACTGACCCAGCCAACCATTTGACAGGTATGATTGATGAAAATGACTTATTAACTATAAGCCATATAGATGAAGAAAAGGAACTTAAAAAATACCAAGATGAAGTTTTAGAAAATGCTAAGAAAGTCATGTCTGATGATGACTTAGAATATGTGAAAGAAGATTTAAGATCACCATGCACTCAGGAGATTGCTGTATTTAGAGCCTTTGCAGATATAGTTGATAGGGCAGATAGTGAAGTTGTTGTCATAGATACAGCTCCAACAGGCCATACACTTCTGCTTCTAGATTCTACAGAAAGCTATAACACAGAGATAGAAAAAAACCAAGGTAATGTTCCTGAATCAGCAAAAAAACTTCTACCTAGACTAAAAAATAGTGATGAAACTGAAGTCATAATTGTAACCCTTGCTGAACCTACTCCTTTCTATGAGTCCGTGAGACTTGAAGAAGACCTAAAAAGAGCGGGAATTTATAGCAAGTGGTGGATTATAAATTCATCTATCTATAAGACTGGCTCTACTAACAAGACCCTACAAGCTAAGGCTAATAGTGAGCTAGAATGGATAAATAAGGTTGATAAGCGTACAGGTGGAAACTTCACAATAATCCCATGGTCAAGTGATGAGATTAAGGGATCTAACCTAGATAAATTAATTAAGTAG
- a CDS encoding ABC transporter permease: MAKKYQKLTFIYYIWILVFIIAPILLLLYQSFFDIYGNFTFDNYIAYFSNKNYIIMTLNSFLTAFLITSFTLLWAYPFSYFLTKAKHKDLILLLVILPTWINLVLKAYAFIGLFNKNGTIVGLLGLASQGFLFTNPAFILVASYVELPFMILPIFRSIDTIPREYIIASEDLGATKFQTFRKIILPLSMDGVIAGFQAVFIPSLSLFLITRIIGGNKIITLGTAVEQHYLVTQNWGMGSTIGLILIGIMFAVISFLNRRGDLNGK; encoded by the coding sequence ATGGCTAAAAAATACCAAAAATTAACCTTTATTTACTATATTTGGATTTTAGTTTTTATAATTGCGCCAATCCTCCTTTTGCTCTACCAGTCATTTTTTGACATTTATGGCAATTTTACCTTTGATAATTATATTGCATATTTTTCCAACAAAAACTATATAATAATGACCTTAAATTCCTTTTTGACAGCCTTTTTAATCACTTCCTTTACACTTTTGTGGGCTTATCCTTTTTCATATTTTTTGACCAAGGCCAAGCACAAGGATTTGATTTTGCTCTTGGTAATTTTGCCAACCTGGATAAACCTAGTTCTTAAGGCCTATGCCTTTATTGGACTTTTTAACAAAAACGGAACAATCGTAGGACTTTTGGGACTTGCAAGCCAAGGTTTTCTTTTTACAAACCCAGCCTTTATACTGGTTGCATCTTATGTAGAACTTCCCTTTATGATCTTGCCGATCTTTAGGTCTATAGATACAATTCCAAGAGAATATATAATCGCAAGTGAGGATTTGGGAGCGACTAAGTTTCAAACCTTTAGAAAAATAATTTTGCCTCTTTCAATGGATGGGGTTATAGCTGGTTTTCAGGCGGTTTTCATCCCTTCCCTATCCCTATTTTTAATCACAAGGATAATCGGGGGCAATAAGATAATTACTCTGGGAACAGCAGTCGAACAGCACTATCTAGTGACCCAAAACTGGGGCATGGGCTCAACTATCGGTCTTATCCTTATTGGAATTATGTTTGCAGTAATTTCGTTTTTGAACAGGAGGGGGGACTTAAATGGAAAATAG
- a CDS encoding ABC transporter ATP-binding protein, with product MDKNFEKYSVVLEGVSKFFGDEEVLKSVDLELEKGKFYTLLGPSGCGKTTILNLIAGFLEPTSGSVYINGKNVGDVPANKRTVNTVFQNYSLFPHMNVYDNVAFGLEIKKTDKAIIQKEVKKALGMVNLAGFEKREVSQMSGGQKQRVAIARAIVNKPDVLLLDEPLSALDMKLRKSMQVLLSDIQWELGITFVFVTHDQEEALALSDHIFVMDKGKIVQQGPPKDIYDEPINRYVAQFIGESNILKAKMVDDYKVEFAGKVFDCSDAGIAKGERVEVVIRPEDIELVPAQGADIVVNIDNILFRGVFNELIAIDKRNFSWKIHTTRRFEEGDDIGIKIDPENIHVMRYNESEEAFDKRIEKYATGESDG from the coding sequence ATGGATAAAAATTTTGAAAAATACTCGGTGGTTCTTGAAGGAGTTTCCAAATTTTTTGGAGATGAAGAAGTCCTAAAATCTGTGGATCTAGAGCTTGAAAAGGGGAAATTTTATACCCTTTTAGGTCCTTCTGGTTGCGGCAAGACTACTATTTTAAATTTAATAGCAGGATTTTTGGAGCCAACAAGTGGATCTGTCTATATAAACGGGAAAAATGTGGGAGATGTCCCAGCAAATAAGAGGACTGTAAATACAGTTTTTCAAAACTACTCGCTTTTTCCTCACATGAATGTTTACGACAACGTGGCCTTTGGTCTTGAAATCAAAAAAACTGACAAGGCTATAATACAAAAAGAAGTTAAAAAAGCCCTTGGTATGGTAAATCTAGCTGGTTTTGAAAAGCGTGAGGTAAGCCAGATGTCGGGCGGACAAAAGCAGAGGGTGGCAATTGCTCGTGCTATTGTCAATAAACCAGACGTACTTCTCCTAGATGAGCCACTTTCAGCCCTTGATATGAAATTAAGAAAATCTATGCAGGTCCTTCTTTCAGATATACAGTGGGAGCTTGGGATTACCTTCGTTTTTGTAACCCACGACCAGGAAGAAGCCCTAGCTTTAAGCGACCATATTTTTGTTATGGATAAGGGGAAAATTGTCCAACAAGGACCACCAAAAGACATCTACGATGAGCCAATTAATCGCTATGTTGCCCAGTTTATTGGTGAATCCAACATCCTAAAGGCGAAAATGGTTGATGACTACAAGGTAGAATTTGCGGGCAAGGTCTTTGACTGTTCCGACGCTGGTATTGCTAAGGGCGAAAGGGTAGAAGTTGTTATAAGGCCTGAAGATATAGAACTTGTCCCAGCCCAAGGCGCTGACATTGTTGTAAATATTGACAACATCCTTTTCCGTGGGGTTTTTAACGAACTTATTGCAATTGATAAGAGGAATTTTTCTTGGAAAATCCACACAACTAGGCGTTTTGAAGAGGGAGATGACATTGGAATCAAGATAGATCCTGAAAATATCCACGTTATGCGCTACAACGAAAGTGAAGAGGCATTCGATAAGAGAATCGAAAAATATGCGACAGGAGAAAGCGATGGCTAA
- a CDS encoding arsenic resistance protein, protein MAIGVLIGQFIPAIPQALGELEFYNVSIPTTILLWIMIYPMMVKIDFNSIKNIKDNPEGLYITWFANWIVKPFTMYLIAKLFFFFIFM, encoded by the coding sequence ATGGCTATAGGTGTTTTAATTGGACAATTCATACCTGCTATTCCACAGGCTTTGGGAGAGCTTGAGTTTTATAATGTGTCCATACCAACAACCATACTTTTATGGATTATGATCTACCCTATGATGGTCAAGATTGATTTTAATAGTATAAAAAATATCAAGGACAATCCTGAGGGTTTATATATAACTTGGTTTGCTAACTGGATTGTCAAGCCATTTACTATGTATCTTATAGCTAAGTTATTTTTCTTTTTCATTTTTATGTAG
- a CDS encoding ABC transporter permease, which yields MENRSTKLSNLFLIFVFVIMYLPLGYLIFYSFNSGGNMNTFESFTLDHYLAVFSDKRLINIVLNTLILALLSSLIASVIGTLGAISIYYTKNKKIKKQILSLNSVLMVLPDIMMGASFLILFSMLIKIPMGFMSVLLAHIAFSIPIVVLMVLPRLYALNEDMIRAAEDLGANDMTILNKIILPNIASGIFAGFFMALTYSLDDFAVTFFVTGSGFSTLSIEIYSRVRTGISLEINALSAIIFAISLAMVVIYYFIERREAKKYE from the coding sequence ATGGAAAATAGATCGACTAAATTATCAAATTTATTTTTGATTTTCGTTTTTGTAATCATGTACTTACCTCTGGGATATTTGATTTTTTATTCCTTCAACAGCGGCGGAAACATGAATACTTTCGAATCCTTCACCCTGGACCACTATTTGGCAGTTTTTTCTGACAAGAGGCTCATAAATATAGTTTTAAATACGCTTATTTTAGCCCTTTTGTCATCCTTGATTGCAAGTGTCATTGGCACTTTAGGTGCGATTTCGATTTACTATACAAAAAACAAAAAAATTAAGAAACAAATTTTAAGCTTAAATTCAGTCTTGATGGTCCTCCCGGACATCATGATGGGAGCGAGTTTCTTGATATTATTTTCCATGTTAATAAAAATTCCTATGGGATTTATGTCGGTTCTTTTGGCCCACATTGCATTTTCAATCCCAATTGTAGTTTTGATGGTCCTTCCAAGACTCTATGCCCTAAATGAAGATATGATAAGGGCTGCCGAAGACTTGGGCGCAAATGATATGACAATTTTAAATAAGATAATTTTGCCAAATATAGCAAGCGGGATTTTTGCGGGCTTTTTTATGGCGCTTACTTATTCCCTAGACGATTTTGCGGTGACATTTTTCGTAACAGGGTCTGGTTTTTCAACCCTTTCTATAGAAATTTATTCTAGGGTGAGAACAGGAATTTCCCTTGAAATCAACGCCCTATCTGCAATAATTTTTGCTATATCATTAGCCATGGTAGTTATCTATTACTTTATAGAAAGAAGGGAGGCAAAGAAATATGAATAA
- the arsD gene encoding arsenite efflux transporter metallochaperone ArsD, producing the protein MKKMYIYEGAMCCSTGVCGPSPDEELMRVSTLVDKLTKSGASIERYNLTNNTKEFVENKTINNLLREKGEDILPVVMVNDEVVMTGRYPSNEEFYEILFLSDDAKEDTNSDGGSCCCGNGCC; encoded by the coding sequence ATGAAGAAGATGTATATATATGAAGGTGCTATGTGTTGCTCAACAGGTGTATGTGGACCAAGCCCTGATGAGGAATTGATGAGAGTGTCTACCCTAGTTGATAAGCTAACTAAAAGTGGAGCTAGTATTGAAAGATATAACTTAACTAACAATACTAAGGAGTTTGTAGAAAACAAAACTATCAATAATCTCTTAAGGGAAAAGGGTGAAGATATCTTACCAGTTGTAATGGTTAATGATGAAGTTGTTATGACAGGTAGGTACCCTAGCAATGAAGAGTTTTATGAAATATTATTTTTATCTGATGATGCCAAAGAAGATACAAATAGTGATGGAGGATCTTGCTGTTGTGGCAATGGTTGCTGCTAA
- a CDS encoding GNAT family N-acetyltransferase gives MIKVRMNLEKSRAEALDDEKVIGLCDYKIKGDVLDVYHTEVDKAYGGKGLAGKLLDQVVDFARAENKKIYPTCSYVLKKFNDDQSYKDIDAR, from the coding sequence ATGATAAAAGTAAGAATGAATCTTGAAAAATCCAGGGCTGAGGCCCTTGATGACGAAAAAGTAATAGGTCTTTGTGATTACAAAATAAAGGGAGATGTCCTTGATGTTTACCACACAGAGGTGGACAAGGCATACGGCGGCAAGGGACTTGCAGGAAAACTCCTAGACCAAGTAGTAGACTTTGCAAGAGCTGAAAATAAGAAAATATATCCAACTTGCTCCTATGTCCTAAAGAAATTTAACGATGACCAATCTTATAAGGATATCGATGCAAGATAA
- a CDS encoding FAD-dependent oxidoreductase, producing the protein MKKSKLLAIMLIAGLSITACQKEADKKEEPKEEAKVEDKAEEGKEEGKEEGEKAQTTELTFKPGTYEAESPGYNGPMKVSVKFSENKIEDIEVVENVETDHVGTPAFDIVKADVIAANGTGVDNVSGATITSAAFKSAINKAAEEAEVSDLEGFKKNTIEVKPQEAIEETYDVVVVGAGGAGVSAAVEAAQAGNKVAIVEKNVEIGGNTLVSGGQYQSVMPYLVWDKENPDATEGEHNGEKFEKVKSDNGRIHTLETIYNWSEEPFDEKLSDGEEFVIGDIEALSKRGVHEEYLPVLKALKEEIKAYLDWAKPQLEAGKQETDLTLFSTINLHIFQTYYGGIRPNFERTAWVYGNEGLVSQFIKEGQEIKPWLNEMGSKFDDSTQRTLIGCLWQRENQFIGSEIDGQMEEGRWATYFRAPIHKFEELNKENKIYRRADAKKLIEEDGKVVGVEGELFDGTPFTLKANKGVILATGGYAANIEMVKETNEYWDPEALEGSLKTTNRNSLMGDGIRMGKEVGADTTGEGFTQMMPISWIQDGNLAFGGGEDVIYISPKTGKRYVDESAERDVLSKGAFENGIEINGTKGVFVEVGNVESPIPGPYPYKDEDVNLRQYVREISELDGLFKELKIDLTGKQIEDAIKEYDSYVMGQTDHLDVSKESYRSLIGVAEKDENGKYKPETYKIGKIRVRFLAPSTHHTMGGLKVDDHRRVLNKEGKPISGLYAAGEVTGGIHGGNRLGGNAITEIIASGRTAAKTVEEDNK; encoded by the coding sequence ATGAAAAAATCGAAACTCTTGGCGATTATGCTAATCGCTGGTCTTTCTATCACCGCTTGCCAAAAGGAGGCTGATAAAAAAGAAGAGCCTAAAGAAGAAGCGAAGGTAGAAGATAAGGCTGAAGAAGGAAAAGAAGAAGGAAAGGAAGAGGGCGAAAAAGCTCAAACTACAGAATTAACCTTCAAGCCAGGTACATATGAGGCAGAATCTCCTGGCTATAATGGACCAATGAAGGTCTCTGTTAAATTTAGCGAAAATAAGATTGAAGATATTGAAGTAGTGGAAAATGTTGAAACAGACCATGTAGGTACACCTGCCTTTGATATTGTAAAAGCAGACGTAATTGCCGCAAATGGTACTGGAGTTGACAATGTATCAGGGGCTACAATCACTTCAGCTGCCTTTAAATCAGCAATTAACAAGGCTGCAGAAGAGGCGGAAGTTTCTGACCTTGAAGGCTTTAAGAAAAACACAATCGAAGTAAAACCACAAGAAGCCATCGAAGAAACTTATGATGTGGTAGTTGTAGGTGCAGGTGGTGCTGGTGTTTCTGCAGCAGTAGAAGCAGCCCAAGCTGGCAATAAGGTTGCAATTGTTGAAAAGAACGTTGAAATCGGTGGAAATACCCTTGTTTCAGGCGGTCAATACCAATCAGTAATGCCTTATTTAGTTTGGGATAAGGAAAATCCTGACGCTACAGAAGGCGAACACAATGGCGAAAAATTTGAAAAAGTAAAATCAGATAATGGTAGGATTCACACCTTAGAGACCATTTACAATTGGTCAGAAGAGCCATTTGACGAAAAACTTTCCGATGGGGAAGAATTTGTAATTGGCGACATCGAAGCCCTTTCAAAAAGAGGAGTTCACGAAGAATACCTCCCAGTATTGAAGGCCTTAAAAGAAGAAATCAAAGCTTATCTTGACTGGGCTAAACCACAACTAGAAGCTGGTAAGCAAGAAACCGACCTAACTCTTTTCTCAACCATCAATCTCCACATTTTCCAAACCTACTATGGCGGAATCAGACCAAACTTTGAAAGAACAGCTTGGGTTTATGGAAATGAAGGCCTAGTTAGCCAATTTATCAAGGAAGGTCAAGAGATTAAGCCATGGCTAAATGAAATGGGATCAAAATTTGATGATTCAACCCAAAGAACCCTAATCGGTTGCTTGTGGCAAAGAGAAAACCAATTCATAGGTTCAGAAATTGATGGTCAAATGGAAGAAGGCAGGTGGGCAACTTACTTTAGGGCACCTATCCATAAATTTGAAGAATTAAACAAGGAAAATAAAATCTACAGAAGAGCAGATGCTAAAAAGCTTATCGAAGAAGATGGCAAGGTAGTTGGTGTAGAAGGAGAGCTCTTTGACGGAACACCTTTCACACTTAAGGCAAACAAGGGGGTAATCCTAGCAACAGGTGGTTATGCTGCTAACATTGAAATGGTTAAGGAAACCAACGAATACTGGGATCCAGAAGCTCTAGAAGGTTCTCTAAAGACAACCAACAGAAATTCCCTAATGGGTGACGGTATTAGAATGGGTAAGGAAGTTGGAGCTGACACTACAGGCGAAGGCTTCACACAAATGATGCCAATTTCTTGGATCCAAGACGGCAACCTTGCCTTTGGTGGCGGTGAAGATGTAATTTATATCTCACCAAAAACTGGCAAGAGATATGTAGACGAATCTGCAGAACGTGACGTTTTATCTAAGGGTGCCTTTGAAAATGGTATAGAAATAAATGGCACAAAGGGTGTCTTCGTTGAAGTAGGAAATGTTGAAAGCCCAATTCCTGGACCATATCCATATAAGGATGAAGATGTAAACTTAAGACAATATGTAAGAGAAATTAGCGAACTTGACGGCCTATTCAAAGAACTAAAAATCGACCTTACAGGCAAACAAATAGAAGATGCCATCAAGGAATATGACTCTTATGTAATGGGTCAAACTGATCACTTAGACGTTTCTAAAGAATCTTACAGGTCCTTAATAGGAGTAGCTGAAAAGGACGAAAATGGTAAATATAAGCCAGAAACTTACAAGATTGGCAAAATCAGAGTAAGATTTTTAGCTCCATCAACCCACCACACTATGGGCGGTCTCAAAGTTGATGACCACAGAAGAGTTTTAAATAAAGAAGGAAAACCAATTTCTGGTCTTTATGCAGCAGGAGAAGTCACAGGCGGTATCCACGGCGGTAACAGGCTTGGCGGAAATGCTATCACAGAGATAATCGCATCAGGTAGGACTGCAGCAAAGACAGTCGAAGAAGATAATAAATAA